The genome window GCTGCGCCCGATGTAGCTGGCGGCGCTGGTCAGCTGGTTGCCCAGCTGCAGGTCGATCATCTGCTCCAGCCGGTCGTTGGTCTTGATCGACTGCTCGACCTCGGTGAAGGCGACCAGCTGCTGGGTGAACTCGTTGGTGTCCATCGGCGACAGGGGATCCTGGTTCTGCAGCTGGGTGGTCAGCAGCAGCAGGAAGTTGTCGAAGGTCTCGGCCAGGCTCGCGGAATCCGCTGCCGCCTGCTGGCCGGTCTGGCTCGCCGCGCCGGTGGCGCCGTTGATCTCCATGGGTCCTCGCTCCTCTCTCGTCCGTCAGGGGCCGCGCCGTCAGATCCGGATGTCGAGCCGACCGTCGCCGGCCGACCAGGTGAGGGTCAGGCTCTGCTCGAGCTCATCGGCGTCGGCCTGTCGTCCGGCCGCTCCCGGCCGCTCCCGGCTTTGCTCCTCGGCGGCCTGGAAGGGCTCGCCCTGCTGGTCCTGCAGCGAAAAGCTGAGGCTGCCCGACTCGGTCTTCAGCCCGGCGTCCTGCAGGGCCCGTTCCAGGCCGCGCAGGTCGCGCTGCATCAGGTCCAGGGTCTCGGCGCGCTCCGCGGTGATCAGGGCGCGCACATGGCCGTCCTCGGCGATCTCGAGGCGGACCTGGACCCGGCCCAGCTCGGCCGGGTGCAGGCGGATCGAGATGCGGTCGTTGCCGGCGGCCACGGCGCGGCGGATCTGGACCGCGACCTGCTCGTTGGCGCCGCCGCGGGCCTCGGCCGCCGCCCCGCGCAGCAGGCCGGCGAAGTCGCCGGGGGCGGCCGCCGCAGGCGTGGCCGCCAGGCTCGGACGCAGGCCGCCGGCGCCGCCCGGGTCGACGCCAAGGGGATCGCCCGGCGCGGCGGCCACGGGGTCGACGGCGAGGCTCAGCAGGGTGTCCTTCGAAAGCGCCGCCGCGGCCGGCGCCGTGAGGGCGGCGCCGGTGGCCTCGGCCGTCGCGGCCGCTGTGCGGGCCTGTCCGCCCGTCGCAGCGGTGCCGCTTGCCCCCTTGAGGCCGCTCGACGCCGCCTTGGACCCGGCACCGCCGGCGGCGGAGGCCGCTGAGGCCTGGGCGACCTTCACGGCGAGCGCCGCCTGGCCCGGGAGATCGGGCCCGGCCCTCCGATCAGCTTCGGCAAGCCTGGAGGGATCGTTCGCGGCGCCGGCCGGGGCCTTGGCTTCGGCTTGGCTTGCCGCGGCCGCGATCGCCGGGCGGAGATCGCCGCCGCGCGCCGCCTCAGGCCGTCCGGTCGCTTGCGAGGCGGCCGGACCGCCCGGCGGCCCGCTTTGCTCTGTCCCGGGCCCGGCGGTGGTCGCGGGCGCCAGCGGCGCTGCGGCGAGAGGCCGTTGCGCCTCCGGGCCTCCGGCGCGACCGAGCGCCGGCGCCGTGCCGGCCTCCGCGGCGGGCGCCGGAGCGGGCTGGCGCGCCGTCTGCCCGGCAGGATCGGGCGGCGGGGGTACCGGGTCGTCGCCGGGCGCGCGCTCGGCGGACGGCAGCGGACGGCCCTTGCCGGGCGCTTCGGCCGGGTCTCGGCGCTCGGCCGGGTCGTGCCGGCCGCCGGTCTCGGCCCCTGCGAGCGGCGCCTCCGGCCCCTCGCTGAGGATCAGGTCGAAGAGCCCGAGGGGACCGCCGGTCGCGTCCTGCGCGGCGCGGCCGTCCTGCCGGGGAGAATGATCGACGGGGAGTGCTTCCATCTTGGGCTACCGGATCCTGGTCTTTCCTACTTGGAACCGTCCCTGGATCTGCAAGCGGTGGGCCATCCGGATCTCGCGCCGTAACTGGCTGATTCCAATGGAATTGTCTCGCGACGAGAGGCCCTCGAACCGGGCCGGCCGCGGCTTTCTGCCGGGGCGCCGCGGCAAGAGCTGCCCGCGGCGGCAAAGTCTGCCGGGAGCTCAGGCCGGGGCCGGCAGGCGCGCCGCGGCGTCGGCGTGGGGGCGCTCCAGGAACGTCAGGATCGCCCGCGCGACCCTCTGGCAGCCGCGGCCGTCGTAGAGGGCGAGGGCGCGGCGGCGCATCTTGCCCAGACGCCCGGGGTCGTTGCGCAGCCCGAGCAGTCCGGAAAGGATGGCCGCGGTCGGGACCCTGCCGAAGCGGCCGAGGTAGGCGATCACGCCCTCGGCCTCCAGGGCCTGCCCGCGCAGCTCGTGGAAGCGGGTCAGGCCGAGGTTCAGGCTCGGCACCCCCAGGGTCAGGGCCTCGTCGGTGAGCCCGCCCAGGCCGAAGATGCCGAGGGAAGCGGCGGCCAGGCGCCGGGGGAAGTCGGCCGGATCGACCGCCAGGGTGAAGTGCCGCGGCCGCCGGGCGACCAGGGCGCGCAGGCGCGCCAAGTGGGGATTCAGCGCTCCGGCGACCGCGGTGACCGGAAAGTCGACCCTCGGGTCGGCAACCAGAGCCTCCAGGACCGGAACGGTCATGCCGTCCCGGTCGATGCCGCCCAGGCAGACCAGGCAGGAGAAGCGATCCGGCGGCGGCGCCTCGGCGGTCGGCCGCAGGTCGGTGAAGCGGCGGGCGATGAGGGCGTAGCGGGGACCGCGGTGCCAGGGCCCGGGCCGGGCGTCGGCCGGGGCCGGTTCGGGGTCGGCCGCGGTGTTGTTGAAGGTCAGGTCGGCGTAGTGCTTGGCGACCCCGCGGGCCGCCAGGTTGATGACCGGGCCGCGCCGTCGATAGAGGGCGATCAGGTCGCGGTCGGCGCCGTTGAGGTCGAGGATGGTGGCGTCGGGCGGGAAGGCCTCCAGGCCGTCGGCCTCGCGCTCGACGCGATGGCAGGCGAAGCCGAGGTCGCGGACGATGTCGAAGGTCGCCTCGGGCCCGCGCAGCGCGAAGCGGATCTCGGCCGCCGGCGCGTCCTCGCGCAGGGCTTCGGCCAGGGCGAGGCAGCGGGTGGCATGGCCCAGCCCCTCGGCCGGGCCGCGGTGGCCGCCGTCGAGCTCGCCGCCGAGGTTGAGCCGGAACAGCAGCCGCATGGCGCCTCGGCCCCTGCCGCCCTAGCCCGCCTGGAGGTCGGTCAAGGCCACGGGGCTGCCGCCCGTGACCGGCCGCTGCAGGGTCCGGCCGAGCAGCTCCGGCAGGGCGCAGGGCGCGACCGCGTGGCTCGGCCGCAAGGGGATGAGGTGCGCGGCCTCGATCCGGGTCCCGGCCGCCAGGTCGCCGGTCCAGTAGAGGCCGCGGCGGGCGGTCTCGCGGCGCGCCAGCTCGGCCTCGCTGCGCTCCAGGCGGCCGTCGCCGAGGATGGCCGGGACCTGGCGCAGGGCGCCGACGATCCGGGTCAGGCTCTCCGGGGTCTCGGACATGGCGTGGTCGTAGCCGGGCAGGGCCCGGTCGGTGGTGAAGTGCTTCTCCAGCGCGACCGCGCCCAGGCCGGCCGCCAGAAGGGCGATGGCCGGCGACTCGCGGGAATGGTCGGAGAGCCCGACCGGCAGGCCGAAGGCCTGGCGCAGAGTCTCGATGGCACGCAGGTTGGCGGCCTCGGGCGGCGTCGGGTAGAGCGCGACGCAGTGCATCAGGACGATCTGGTCGTTGCCGGCCGCGCGCGCGGCCTCGACCGCACGCTCGACCTCGCCCAGGCGGCCGAAGCCGGTCGAGATGATCACCGGCCTGCCGTAGCCGGCGACCTGGGCGATCAGGGGCAGGTTGGTCAGGTCGCAGGAGGCGATCTTGAAGCAGGGCACGCCGACGGCGGCCAGGGTCTCGGCGCTGCCGGCGTCGAGCGGGGTTGAAAAGAACTCGACGCCGGCGCTCCCTGCCGCAGCGCTCAGCTCCGGATACCAGTGATCCGGAACTTCATAACGGCGGCGCTCGTCCAGCCCTGGAACCCGGTCGGAGAGGAAGGCCTCGGTCCGGAAGGACTGGAACTTCACCGCGTCGACGCCGCAGGCGGCCGCGGCCTCGATCATGGCCAGGGCGAGGTCGAGCTCGCCGTTGTGGTTCATGCCGATCTCGGCGATGACGAAGACCGGTTCGCCGGAACCGACCCGGCGGCTGCCGATCGTGAGACCTTTAGGCGTCATGCGTAGGCTTCCCTGCTTCCGCCTTCGGTTGCCGTCGCGCCCGGGACGGCGGCGCGCCTGGCCGCCGCCAGGATCTCTGGCACCGCCCAGTCGGCGGCGGGACGCGCCGGCAGCAGGGCGAGCATCGCGTCCAGGCGGGCCAGGTCCTCGGGCGTGTCGACGCAGAGGTCGAGCTCCGGGGCCCGCCATTCCAGCGGCGTGATCGCCGGTGCCCAGGCGAAGCCCGAGCCTTCCTGGAAGACGGCGCCGGTGATGGATTCCCGCTGCGCGGCGGCCGTGACCTCGCGGTCGAGCCGGTCCAGCGCCGCGGCGGTCAGGACCTCGGCGCCCAGCCCGACCGGCAGGCCGGTGTAGCCGTTCTTGCCGGTCACGCAGTCGGCGTCCTGCAGGACGATCTGATCGAGCGCGCTGTCGATGACCTCGGCCGAGAGCAGGGGGCTGTCGCCGTTGGCCTTGACCACCAGGCCGGCGCCCTCCGCGCGGGCGGCGGCGGCGCAGCGGCCCAGCACGTCGTCGACGGCGCCGCGGTGGCAGGGCAGGCCGAGCCCGGCCGCGGCCTCCGCCAGGCCGTCGTCGCAGGCGCGCTCGGTCGTCGCCAGGACGATCCGGTCGAGGCGCCGGGCCTGGCCGAGGCGGGCGGCCAGGATCTCGATCAGCGGCCGGCCCGCCAGGGGCCTCAGATGCTTGTTAGGCAGCCGTCGAGAGTCCGTTCGCAGCGGCACGATCGCGATCACGCGCGTCATCTTCCCTCTCTCCTGTCAGAAGTTCCCTGATGGTCGCATAGGCCTCGCGCGCGCCGCGCTGCGAGGGAATGGTCACCCGGTAGGGCGTGGCGATGCCGGCGAAGGCCTCGGCCATGACCGCCTCGCAGGCCTGGCGGGCATCCTCGAGCAACTCGACCCGGATCCCGGTCCGGGCCCGGAAGACCGAATAGGCCAGGTGGAAGTGGCTCTGCTCGAATTCCAGGATCGAGGCCAGGCTGGTGACCAGCATGTCGTGGTCGATCGGCTCGGCCCGCACCGGCTGATCGCAGTCCGAGGCCCGTTGCAGCAACAGGACGTGGTCGATCGGCTTGGGCGTGGTGTCCATGACCTGGTCGTAGAGCTCGTAGGGCGAGATCCGCATCCGGGCCTGGCCCTCCATGACCTGGAGGGTCTCCTGATTAAGGTCGAACTCGCCCCGCTTGGCCCGGCTGACGAAGCGGACCAGGGCGGCGAAGTCGGGCGGCACCTCGTCGAGCATCTCCGGGAACTGGTCGAAGTTGTAGTACAGCAGGTTGAGGCGCTTGGGCAGGCAGCGGAAGCGGCCGTCGCGCTGGACCACGCTCCAGTCGTCGGCGATGTACTCCGCGCCGTTCTGCAGGAACTGCAGCAGCAGGTTGGTCTTGCCGACGTTGCGCCAGGCCGGGCAGAGCACGCCCTCGCCGTTGATGCGGAAGGCCGAGGAATGGCAGAACACGGCACTCCGGCGCAGCAGCTGGAAGTGGGTCATGTACTCCATGATGATGGCGAAGAAATGCGGGTTGAAATCGACGTCGCAGGTCGCCCGCCACTTGCCGTCGCGCGCCGCCGCGAAATCGACCCGGAAGACGTGGTACTGGGGGTCGTGCAGGAAGACGCCGTGATCGTCGTAGGAGACCGGCGCCCGGATGTGCACGGAGTCGTCGGGGCTGGAGCGGTCGTCAACGAACTCGATCTCGATGTCGACGGCCCTGTCCGGCAGCTCCGGGATCTCGAAGGCGCCGTACTCCGATTTCACGTAGTCGACGATCGTGCTGGCCTTGCCGCCGAGCGCGACCCCGATCTCGCCGAGGATGTTCAGATACATGTTTCGACTAGCTCCTTCACGTCGGCCAGCCGCCAGTCCAGGGGCAGCGAAAGCCGGTACCAAGGCCTGTCGGAGAGAAGCGGCGCCCCTTCGCCAGGAGCCCCGCCGGGGCGGCGGGGACCGCCGGGACAGGAGCCGGCGGCGGGCAGCAGCGGCAGGGCCGCGAGGAAGGACTGCTCCGGGAACTCGCCCAGATAGGCGTGCAGGCCGGCGAGGGCCCGCAGGGCGACTTCGGAGTCCAGGGGCTCGCAGGACAGGGCCGCGCCGTTGACGACCAGGAAGCAGGCGGCGGGTGCGGCGTGCAGGCAAATGTCCTCGGGCGCGAGGCTCAGGTGGTGCTTGCCGTAGACCGTGGTCCCGTCCGGCGGCGTCAGCCCGAGCCGGGCGAGCGCAGCCGGGTCGAGGCGCAGCACCTCGGGGAAGCCGTAGACCGCCTTCGGGTCGGCGAGCAGGAAGTTGTCGGTCATGAAGCGGTAGCCGGCCTGCCGCGCCAGGAAGGCCGCCAGGCTCGACTTGCCGACGCCGTTGAGGCCGCAGAAGACCAGGGCCCGGTCGGCCCCGGCGCGGTCGCGGACGGCGAGGGCGCTGGCGTGGAGCAGGCCCAGTCCCTGGCGCGCGGCCAGGCAATGGAACAGCGGGAAGTGCAGGGCCCAGCGCAGGCTGCGCTGGTGGTTGCGGGCGCGCAGGTCGGGGTCGCGCTCCCGCTCCAGGTCGAAGTGGTAGGCCAGGACCTCGAAGCCGCCGTCGCGCCGGGGCGTGACCAGGGCCGAGAAGCCGAAGGCGTTCTCCCAGTAAAGGCTCTCGGAATCGATATGGAGGCCCATGCCGAGCCGGCTCATCGCTGGCTTGCGGGCCCGGGCCACCGCCCCGGCCTCGGGGCCGAAGCGGACCGCGACGTCCGGCCGGGCCGCGGGGGCGCCGAGGAAGGCCCGGTAGTTCCGGGCCGCGAAGGCCGCGAAATCCGGATCCTCGCTGTCGAGCCGCAGGGTGACGCCGTGGCAGCAGGCATCGAGCCGCGACTCGCCGGCCCCGGGGCCGCGCAGGGCCTCCGCGGGTCTGACTCCGGCGCCCGGCCCGGCCGGCCGGGGGGCGGAATCTAGGTCGAATCGCAGAGCGGTATCAGACATTTGGGTAAGGCTGCTGCCAAAAGATTTAATTTGACCTAAATCCGACGCAAAGGCCGTGCCATGCCGAAGGTCGGCGCTATGACTAAAAGCGGATGAGTTTTGGGCTAAGCCGCTGATTCTTAGACCTTCCGTCCTAGGAAAGATTTTCCGCTGGGCGAAAACTGCCGCCCGCAAAGCGGCAAGAATTGCCGGGCAGGGCCACCGAGGTCGCAGGGGAGGCCAGGGATTCCGCAGTCTTGGCCGCCTCGCGCCGGTGGCACGGAAGCTGCATTCCTGATACGGGGAGGCCAGGCAGGCCCGCCCCATTGGACGGCAGGACGCCGTCGTCACGCGGCAGGTAGCCGCACCCCTCTCCTGGCGGTTTCATCGGAGCACAGCCTGAAGCGCGGCCGGGTCGGCGCCCGGCTCGGCGCGTCGGCCCTTCTGCGTAGAGGCTGGCAAGGCAGGTTTCGGTTTCGGGGCTCTGGATCTGCGCTAGACGGAAATTCCGCCGCCCGGCGGCGGTGTGCCCTGGGAGCCGGCCGGGCCGGG of Kiloniellales bacterium contains these proteins:
- a CDS encoding N-acetylneuraminate synthase family protein — protein: MTPKGLTIGSRRVGSGEPVFVIAEIGMNHNGELDLALAMIEAAAACGVDAVKFQSFRTEAFLSDRVPGLDERRRYEVPDHWYPELSAAAGSAGVEFFSTPLDAGSAETLAAVGVPCFKIASCDLTNLPLIAQVAGYGRPVIISTGFGRLGEVERAVEAARAAGNDQIVLMHCVALYPTPPEAANLRAIETLRQAFGLPVGLSDHSRESPAIALLAAGLGAVALEKHFTTDRALPGYDHAMSETPESLTRIVGALRQVPAILGDGRLERSEAELARRETARRGLYWTGDLAAGTRIEAAHLIPLRPSHAVAPCALPELLGRTLQRPVTGGSPVALTDLQAG
- a CDS encoding NTP transferase domain-containing protein; this encodes MTRVIAIVPLRTDSRRLPNKHLRPLAGRPLIEILAARLGQARRLDRIVLATTERACDDGLAEAAAGLGLPCHRGAVDDVLGRCAAAARAEGAGLVVKANGDSPLLSAEVIDSALDQIVLQDADCVTGKNGYTGLPVGLGAEVLTAAALDRLDREVTAAAQRESITGAVFQEGSGFAWAPAITPLEWRAPELDLCVDTPEDLARLDAMLALLPARPAADWAVPEILAAARRAAVPGATATEGGSREAYA
- a CDS encoding flagellar hook-length control protein FliK; the protein is MEALPVDHSPRQDGRAAQDATGGPLGLFDLILSEGPEAPLAGAETGGRHDPAERRDPAEAPGKGRPLPSAERAPGDDPVPPPPDPAGQTARQPAPAPAAEAGTAPALGRAGGPEAQRPLAAAPLAPATTAGPGTEQSGPPGGPAASQATGRPEAARGGDLRPAIAAAASQAEAKAPAGAANDPSRLAEADRRAGPDLPGQAALAVKVAQASAASAAGGAGSKAASSGLKGASGTAATGGQARTAAATAEATGAALTAPAAAALSKDTLLSLAVDPVAAAPGDPLGVDPGGAGGLRPSLAATPAAAAPGDFAGLLRGAAAEARGGANEQVAVQIRRAVAAGNDRISIRLHPAELGRVQVRLEIAEDGHVRALITAERAETLDLMQRDLRGLERALQDAGLKTESGSLSFSLQDQQGEPFQAAEEQSRERPGAAGRQADADELEQSLTLTWSAGDGRLDIRI